The nucleotide sequence atcctctcacacacacagctacatcctctctctcacacacacacacaccttggagATGAAGATGCCCAGCTGAGAGGCCTTGCCCCCACGGATGTTGAAGCCTAACTGTGCCCCTGGAGGTTTCTTCAACACGATGGTGCGTGGCAGGAACTGGGTCAGCTCATTGTTGTAGTCAGGATGGTGGATAcgctacacagacagacacagagggaacATCGTTGAAGATCTGTGGTGGCGGCGCCCTAGACTGAATGTTGCCAGTGTTATGACAGGGTATGGATGTCATGTCAGGCTCATACCTCCTGCGGGGCTATCCATGCTGGGGGACTCTCGTAGGAAGGCAAAAAGACAACTGGGAGTTGGTAGTCATCATATGGGATCTTTTGGTCCATGGTTTCAAAACCTATTGGTTAAAAAAAGCATAGGCAATGATCATTACAGCACGCAATAGTCTCTCCAAAACAATATGTTATGTCTGTTTGGAGGCTGTGGGACACTAAATggcgctgcatggtcaatctgaatgtctgcattggccatgcagcatttacggtgatacgACCtatgcagaagtcagggcattcatacttcttgcactTTGCGgagcagcgcagagctgttgtgaaagATGTTGTCAagaaagtgagtttgtgtttatacaggacctcccgccttCATCTACTGTCAACCaatttaattatatatatatatatatttacctttatttaactaggcatgtcagttaagaacaatttatatttacaatgacggcctaccccggccaaaccctgacgatgctgtgccaattgtgcgccgccctatgggactcccaatcacagccggatgtgatgcaacctggattcgaaccagggactgcagtgatgcctcttgcactgagatgcagtgctcaATTTGGCATTGTTACAATGCGTCGCTGCACTGTTAAAACATTTGAGAAGCGCACGGCGATGCGATACAGAGCTAAATTTGGCCTCTGCGTACCTccagatcaagcataaattggctcttAGCGATTTCAATGAGGAACAATTCTACCGGTCAAGTGTGCTGCGTTGTTTTGCGTCAATGCTTAATTATCGATTCACGATTTTGCTGGGGTGCAACTTACTTTTTTTTCAAAAAGGGAGGGGTTAATTTGGTCATGGACAGGCGAGAGGAATTCAGAGACCTTATTCTGCGCTGGCAAAATCACAGATGTACAGGCAATTTGGCTAAATaaaataaggcaataaataatcACAGGAGGTTTGCCTCTGCAATAACAGTATAAGCGAGACAATAACTTATTGAACAGGGACTCAAATCAAATTCCATAAACGCTACTGGCTCAGCCATTAGTACCTGCATTTTTCATGTTCGCAACATGTcctgacattttttatttatttattcataatacaaaaaaacttacattgctacatcaaacatgtctaacaaaacaaaacacaggtattaacaagaaaatactcaaacatacaaaaaagatcaataaaataatacaaaaaattaaaaaattcaGTGCCATTGTATTCACTCTGAAAAAATCTTATTATAATGATTCAGGAAAatgttattcttgttgttattcactagggttaatgttttaataaaatagttaaatTCAATCAAAAACAAttgtaattttggtatagaattttggaatttttgtttgtgtatgaagtatttggcaaaaaaaaataaaaaaattaacaatcatttcagtggtcttgttatcattgcaatagtaacatatatctttcatgtcaaaaacataggcagtgttcataatggtaaataagtattttgtaaggttttcccaaaattctgacacaaatttacattcaaagaacaagtgagacagattctcaccttctttttcacagaaaacgcagatatcatcaatagccacaaatttggatatcatagaattacatggatatatcttatgtaaaattttgaagtgcacttccttaactttgtttggtatactgtatttgtaaggccttaaccatgcatttttcaagacaatgtcaggaataagcatgttccagaatAACTTCCTCTCGGTGTAaattggttttgtgaatgaagaatttcTCTTATAAATGTATTACAACAAGTTCTCTCAAGTAAGTtcacgccttccaatctgagttctggaaaAACGTTGTGATCATTCCCATAACTAAGATGAGTTTTCattagtgtagttagaccactgggaacggctttgatcacagaaataaactttctgaaaggtattggaaactctttcaatgttataaattgttcatatgtgagaatattacccttgttgtcgaaaatatcaagaacaaagtcaatattcctctcatgccagctgggaAGCGTGTCCTGACATTTGTtgttcgctaacgttagctatcaccagttagctagctagcttaggcGGTGATTACAAGCTGCACCATCGTCATTCTGACAAAATAACGCAAGTGTAGCAAGTAAACTACAGATTACTTTAAATGTTACAATGAATCCAAAATATAAACACCGTTATTTTATTAATGTAatctactgttagctagctacaaataGCAACAAACAATCTTACCAGGCAAAAAAGACAACTTCCCCTTCAAGCCACGCCCTACTGATGAGTCATGGGTAACTGcatagaaaataataaaactTTATTGTCCATCAAGGATGGAATTGTTTCTTTAGAATCACCTTCCATTAAAAGGGTCACATACGCatacacatttaaaccagtcagtccataaTTTTGCATACACCAAAAACATTGATACATTCACTCACAACCGACCGCTGTCCCAACTGCACTGGATAGATAAGTACATATACTGATACAATTTAGTTTGCATTTCACAGGCCAACAGCACAAGGAACAAATTAATGTTTGAACACATTCTTCTTGGCCATGGGCATTCTGAAGCGCTGGCCAGAGGGAAGCCTCTCGAACTGAGGGTGGAAGCGGTCGCCAATGACAGCCAGTGCCTTCTTTTTGGTTGCCTTGTGTAACAGACTGCTCAAACCTGCCTATGGTCGACCAATTACTTTGCTGACTGTGTTTACTATTCTGGTCAGTTGAGTGCCTGGAAGTGGGCGAGTCAACAGAACGGCGTGTAGCAAGTGAATCAGCTAATTGGAAGATTTGTTTTCACTTAAGACCGTGAGCCAATCGGAcctgaggagacgcactggagaccagatgctctgagccggcatcatccctcctggctcgatgcccactctagcccggccgattcgaggagctgcgatgtaacgcacctggctatgcgtgcgcactgcgGACATCGTGCGCTcccccgcataacacggtgcctgcccagtcactctctcgccacggtaagcacggggagtt is from Salvelinus namaycush isolate Seneca chromosome 17, SaNama_1.0, whole genome shotgun sequence and encodes:
- the LOC120062023 gene encoding PDZ domain-containing protein 11, coding for MDQKIPYDDYQLPVVFLPSYESPPAWIAPQERIHHPDYNNELTQFLPRTIVLKKPPGAQLGFNIRGGKASQLGIFISKVVPDSDAHRAELQEGDQVLSVNEVDFQDIEHSRAVEILKTAREILMRVRFFPYNYQRQKERTVH